The Falco rusticolus isolate bFalRus1 chromosome 4, bFalRus1.pri, whole genome shotgun sequence genome includes the window GGGGTGTGACAtgcagtgctggggagctgggttGTGACCTGCTCTCCTGGCAAGGCGCAGGGGGGTAATTAGCGCTGACGAAGGGATGAAAGCGGTGTGAGGGCTGGTTTGGATGGCAGGCATGGGAGCCTGCGCCCTTCCCCTCGCACCCCTGCGCGCCCTGGGCAGCCACAGGTGTGAGGGTGTCTGCCTGGGGGGACCAACCCTGCCaaggtccctctgcagccctACGTGcctgtgggggggtggggaccCTTtcgtggcagcagcaggcaggggatgcCTTTGGCTACAAGCCTGTGGGCTTTGGGGCGCTGCTTTGAGCCAGGGTTGGTTGTTTGCCCCCTGTCACCCACCCGTggctcctgccttctccaggaGAATTACGGCCATCCCATTGCTGCCGCCGCTGACCCCTGCCTCACTGGGCACCCGGGTGCCATCATCAAGCAGTAGCAACGTCAGCATCACGGCCACAGGTAGGGGACACGGGGACCCATCCCCGGCCCCTGGGGATGTCATACCACAGCAAGGGAGGGCTCTTCTCCGGGTGTGGGCAGAGGGTCTGGGggtgcctgggcagggcaggggagcagagatGTGCTGGGGAGGGTCAGCTGTTCTTGCCCCAGGCCTGTGGGGTCCTACAGCCTTGCCCGGCGCTGCCCCATCGAGCCCATTTTTCTGCCTCAGTGGTGCAGAAGCCACGTGATGAGCTGTGCCTGGTCTCAGCCTGACCTCAGGTTTGCTGGGGCATCAGGTGCCTCCTGTGAGATAAGTCGCCAAAATTCAGCTCCGCAGCAGCCTCACCCACCGGGTGCTCTACGGCCACTCCAGCCCCCTATCCtgtgcggcgaatgaagagacggggcgcagcttgatgcaagcaaatgtcaatttattgtacagaagcacgtgtttttatacactttcagaaactgcgtgttttaaacagattggttcttgaagctaagccttgcatactaggcaatccctgattggtggttaactaccagcaattaaccaCAAGGTGTTACCGCTCCTTGGCGCcttccttggcgccatccgtctcccactcccctgtgctctgcaaacatgcctcatcatgttaattgttgtctagacaagctccAGCACATTCCCCTCCGCTAACTGATTGCCACtcatggtcctagtttccagcccgctcctgcatcgcccccttcctgttgcacaaaagaacccctgaaaccgaacaaaaacaaggcacaagtaatagaacaaataaaaaaccaactaagacatattatcaatgtcaaaataacccactgtctttgttccgtacaattttacaatttcccctttttgtttttgaacagctagtaccaggtttgccatgttctgcagggcccttgacaacatgacagcaaccaaggtaacagcaaacaagcaatactgccaattgagtgaatggatgccaaaaaggctgacattttgtCAGAtttggtaacatgttgctgcaatggggcgcctaaaatccacccagcacataccatcaaaatcctcacagccatgtccttgaaccaacaacaaaaagcagtggcaattttgactcacattctgaactgcctaccaaacaaggtggtttaactctttaatgctttccctgctgttaatctggataagagaagaaccgctgcaatacgttcccatcatagcctcctactacattagtatctacagaaagacaattattggcattcaaagtgaaaagaatatcaacttcttttggattaacattatacataggtggaagggcacaccaaacaaggactggttcagtCAACAGGTTCGAAACATTTCTCATGCTGCCGCTGACCTGCTCATCCACTGAACAGCAGAGCAGATGCTCTGTGGTCGCTTCAGCAACATGcacttcctcttcctccagagAGGGGATGGTGAAGCCTTTGACTCCTGTGAGAATCCTTAGGGGATGTCTGCCGGTTGGTTGGCCTCAAGAGGGGCCACAAGGCCAAACTTTACTTTGTGTCGAGCGTGCataaatgctttcctttctttctggccaattttttaaagaacgggtagaacacacacacacacaggcaggcaAATGAGTGGAAGCATGCAAGTGCCTTTGGGCCAAAGGATGGCAACCGCTTCAGCCCATCTCTACATGTCAGCACATCTCCACCTCACCAGCGCTGAGCGGTTGCAGCCATCACTGCTCCCAGCCCTCGGCCGTGGGGCCAGCCGGCACCAGTGCCATTACCAACGCCactgccaaaaccagcagcacctctgcccctGTGCCACTGCATCATCAGCACTGGCAGCTGGTCCGGGGGCTCCTGTTCTGTCTCCTGCATGGGGGCAGTGCCCAGCAGACCCGCTGGCACATGGTGGTGGTGATGCGGGGCCAGTGCTGCAGTGAGATGGTCACCCTCCCGCTGGGGGCTGGTGCCGGTCGGTATCCAGGGAGTATGCCCACAGCCAGCGGGGCTTCGTGGTGCCATTGCGATGTCACTAGTGACGTGAGCCACTCTTTTCACCATCTCTTCGTTCTCTCCCgtccttcccaaggctgaaTCCCTTAATTAGGAATCTCTTCAGTCATCAATTTTGACAACTTTACAGGGGGTCAGCTTGACCTCACCTTTGTGCACACAAGTTTTAAACATGCAGTTCAACACAAAATGAGAGTTTAGCACTCACTCAGAGGCCCCTAATTTGGGAGTTTATATGACAGAGCAagtgctgcctccctgcccacccgGTGATCTCTGCTGCAGAGTTGCTTTGGGTTTCCTTGCCCACTCCATTACggagcagccagagccagcagGCTTCTGAACACTGTGGGATTTCTCCTTTCAGGTCTGGTTGATCTGAATGAGGTGGgcacctggggggctgctcctATGCCAGCCTAAATGGATCTTCCCATGTGCGTGCAGCTGCATTCCAAAGAGCCAGAcacgcacatacacacagagagagTGCCACAATGAATGTGAAGGGCAAAACAGATTGACACAGACAAAGCAATACCTTGACAAGTATCCCTGCAGATGTAGCCACTGCTTACACCCATGTGAATGCAGTCCAGGCCTTTCCTGGGTTTCcacatgtcctggtttcagctgggatagagttaattttcttcttagtggctagtacagtgctgtgttttgcctgtgatgtgagaacaatgttgatagccACACTGATGTtcttagttgttgctgggtaatgtttatactaaagtcaaggactttttggattcttgggccttgccagccagagtgctgggggagcacaagagactgggaagggacacagccaggtcagctgccctgaaccagccaaagaggtattccataccatgggacgtcatgcttggtatagAAAGTAGGAGGGTTAGCTGGGGAGGGATCGTTGCTCGGAGACTGGCTGcgcatcagtcagcaggtggtgagcagttgtactgtgcatcacttgggggttttttctccttttcccttttcctttggattttacccttttcccccacctttccatcctAATTGTTACTATTATCATTGTTATTACTGatgttcttacctctttattctgtttaaattatgaaattgctcttatctcaaccctcaagttttacattcctttctgattctcctccccagccctccggatgagggggagtgagcaggtggctgcgtggtgcttggttgctggccggCTTTAAACCATGAGACCAGAGGATGAGgctactgaaacagaaacacagcctcACTCCCTGGATTCATAAGCACAGTATGTTCGTAGATGCCTCAGATAACAGTCTAGAAATTAAGTCCATGTCATATGTGGGGCTCAAAGCCAAGGCTCCCTCACCAGTGCCTGGTGCAAGCCTTGGGTCTTTCTAGATCTGTGTTTCCTGGGCCCTGAGAGTCCACGTTCAAGTTCGCTTGCGCCTCATACAGATGCACACAGGGATCCCACCAGGAGCGGGCCTAAGGCAGTCTGTGCTTCCAGCTGCCATCCCCAAGGCCCTGAGCCCCGCAATGACCTGCCTTCCCTTGTTCCACTGCACCCTCATCCTTCttgctgagcaggcagagcttcAGCCCTTTGCTGTGACCCTTTGTGCCCGActtgtctgcctgcagcctgcttccTCTGGCAGGTGCCAGGCGTGGAAGTCCTGGCCTTGCACACGAGACTGAAGAGGACTGGCGCCTGGTTagccacagaactgaaacactttATTGCAGGGACTCAGCCAGCTGAGCTCTTCCGTTGAGAGGAGCGcgggcaggacagagcaggcCTTTGACACTGAGGCTGCCTTTGCATCAGCAGGCATTGCCCCAGCGGGAAATGGTGGTGGtgcactgcagccagccctggatCCTCTCCGTCCTGCTGATCAAACCTTTTCTCCTATTAGGAACTGCACCAACTTCTGCAGCCAAGAAAGGAAATCCCACAGCTTCTGCACTGGAAGAGGGCAGGGTATAaaccttcctgcttctgttgGTGTTGGCCTGTGAACGGGGGTGGAGGTGAAGGCTGGCTGCGGCCTTGCCGTAGTCGCTACTGCTGTGTGCAGGCCCATCTGTTCCAGGATCCAGTTGTAGAAGTGCTGGGTGGAGGTGTAGACTCCGGGCTTCTTTGCTCTCGCACAGCCCATCCCCCAGCTGGTCAGGCCAACAAGCCAGAAGTAGTCAGCGCTCTTGTCTTGGCACACAAGAGGCCCAccgctgtccccctgcagcagaggagagaggatgAAGGGGTTGTTGGGTGGCCACCGTCAGCCCAGTGgctggctccttccctctcatGGCACTTCCAGAGCTGTATTTAGTGGCCAGCCAAGCTCTGGAGAAGCTTTCCTGGGAGGGGGCGGTGGGCCTGTAAGGCAGGGCTCGCTCTCCCTGCGGCACAGTTgtcctgcaggtgctgcagaaggATGTTGCACGTTTGGGATGGTGAAGCTCTGGGCTGCCAAGGGCACTGGGTGGGCTTTGTGGACATAGTGCCAGGCCTCTGGGACAAGGCAGGCAGGCCCTGGGCAAAGGCGTgcaaaaggggaaggggggtaAGGCCCTCAGCAGTGGGGACACAGCAATGGGAGTGTGAGTGGCCAGGAAAAGCCCGTGACGGTGCAGGTTTGGGCGGTTGTGGCGGGGCTGCCCGTGCTGCCGGGGCTTGGCTTGTAGCACGCTCCTACCTGGCAGGTGTCGATGCCACCCTGCGGATAGCCAGCACAGATGTTGTGGGTGTGGATGGCCCCTCTGTACCAGCCGCTGCTGTTACAGACCCCGGCATCAATGAGGTGGACCtgggcctcctgcagcacataCGCCGATCCTCCAGCTgtgaagagcacagaaaggaatgaaCACCCAGCAGCTCATTGccagttctccttccctgcGTGACTGAAGCCCTATCCCGGGGCTTGGCTTTGCATGTGGGGAGGCGCTGGACcgctccttcctttctgccttgctctgggTCAGTGGCTCACGCCCCCCTCTCTAAGAGGCATACGTCCCCACAGCCTGATTCTGGCTTTCGCCTCTGCTGTCAGGAAGAGCAACCTGCCTCCCCAAGCTGGCCAAGCTTGCACTCGCAACGTGACTACATTTTGGGAGCTCACCTCTTGCAATCCTGGCACCCCAGCCACTGACGTAGCACTCTGTCAGCTCCGAGACTCTCAGCGAGGCATCGGGCACGCAGGCAAGCTGTACGTAGCTGTTGCACTGGACAGGCTGCTCCAGTTCCAGCAAGGCAATGTCGTTTCTTTGCGTGACATTACTGTAGTGCTGGTGAACCAGCAGTAGCTTGATGTTGCGCACCTGGGCCTCAGGTCCCAGCTGGGTCAGCTGGGTGGCACCTACCACCACCTGCCACATGGTGATGTTCCTGGAAGGCAGATGGAGAGAGGGCTCAGAGAGAGCAGAGacacatgctgcagcagcacagcagttgccctgccttctgcttggcaaggcagagaggagagaagcACTAGGGAGGTTGAAACGGACCACGTGCTCCTTGCGCTCAAGGAATTTCGAACTGGGGactgctgggaagcagtggcaTGAGCCCAGCCTTCTCCTGAGCAGCCTCTCAGGTGGCTGCGGAGTGCCCAGGCACTGGGCATACTGCAAGGCAACAGGACGGGAGCATCACgtgctgctgtgctcagggcACTTGCTAGTGTGTGGGGCTAGCCCCGATCCCTGGTCCTCCTTACCTGGCCTCGATGAAGCACTGGGCTGATGTGAGGACCCACTGTGGGCTGATGAGGGAGCCCCCGCAGATGTGTGCCATGCCTCCTTCCAAGGGAGCCTGGATGCTGACGATCCAGGGCCAGGCCCCTGGCTGGGCATTTTTGACACCCACGACGTGTGACATACTGTTGTTCAAAGCCGCAGGCTGAAGGCCGCAGGTGCCTCTGTAACCAGAAACTCCATTCTGGTTAGCTCCATGGAAGCTTGTGCCATTCCGGCTGAAGGCCAGCTGTCTTCCCTCCCCTCAAGTCATGGCCAGAAGGGCCAAGGAAACCCGTGGGGCATGCGCCCACTCCCCTTTCCCCGCTTTCTGCTTCACCCGTAGATGAGCTGTGCCGGCAGCCTGCGTGCTGTCAGGGAGCTGAGCCTCCCAGACGGCCTTCAAGAACCTCTGGGGAGGCCATGGGGGACAAGCAGGACCCCTCCAGAGAAGCTCACAAGGGTTGCCCAATGTCCCTCCCAGAGCCTCGGGCCACTTACCCACAGCTATCCCATGTGCCGTGCACAGGACAgcacatggccagcaggacaacgaggaggaggagaacatcCATCACTACCAGCACATGTGGCAGCTGCAAGAACGAAGGCTTGTTGCCACCAGTACGGCCACCGACAGAGTGCCCGCAGGATTCCCGTTCCTGGGGTTCCCTTGGACGCGGGGCTGATGTCACAGAGTGCCTGGTTCCAGGTGCTGGGCGTGGTGGCggtgggggagggatggggggcaACAGGAGGGGTTCCAAGCAGGACTGGAGGCGGAAGCTGGGATCGCACACCCCTGACAGAGCCCCACGCAATGCCCTGCTTGCACGATCAGGGCGGGCAGGCCccgtggcaggcagcagcgcctggctcccagctctgcctgctaaCAGCTCACAGGGCAACACCCAGCGTGGCCTCGCAGCCTCTTTGGGGAGTTCCCTGCcgccctgctctctgcagccctgtgccaccgGCTCCTTCCCAATAAACAGACACACAACAAAGAACACAATGACTACAGCAGCATGCGCGTGCTTGGGTGTTGAAGAGCCAA containing:
- the LOC119145949 gene encoding acrosin-like: MAHICGGSLISPQWVLTSAQCFIEARNITMWQVVVGATQLTQLGPEAQVRNIKLLLVHQHYSNVTQRNDIALLELEQPVQCNSYVQLACVPDASLRVSELTECYVSGWGARIARAGGSAYVLQEAQVHLIDAGVCNSSGWYRGAIHTHNICAGYPQGGIDTCQGDSGGPLVCQDKSADYFWLVGLTSWGMGCARAKKPGVYTSTQHFYNWILEQMGLHTAVATTARPQPAFTSTPVHRPTPTEAGRFIPCPLPVQKLWDFLSWLQKLVQFLIGEKV